Proteins co-encoded in one Populus trichocarpa isolate Nisqually-1 chromosome 10, P.trichocarpa_v4.1, whole genome shotgun sequence genomic window:
- the LOC7468123 gene encoding stress-response A/B barrel domain-containing protein HS1 produces MATKTPKLVKHTLLARFNDEITREQIDNYINDYTDLLDLVPTMKSFSWDTDLGKESAELNRGYTHVFEATFEIIAGLQEYIVSPAHVAFGKRFMPALSQSLVIDHFLH; encoded by the exons ATGGCAACCAAAACTCCAAAGCTTGTGAAGCACACATTATTGGCTCGGTTCAACGATGAGATCACACGAGAACAGATCGACAACTACATTAATGACTATACCGATCTGCTCGATCTCGTTCCAACCATGAAGAGTTTCAGctg GGACACGGATTTGGGCAAGGAGTCTGCGGAGCTAAACCGAGGATATACTCATGTCTTTGAAGCTACATTTGAGATTATAGCAGGTTTGCAAGAGTACATCGTTTCTCCTGCTCACGTTGCATTTGGAAAACGTTTTATGCCTGCTTTGTCACAGAGTCTGGTGATAGACCACTTTCTCCACTAA